The Pseudomonas sp. Marseille-Q3773 DNA window CGGGGTTGGCAATGACGTTGGCTTGCAACAACGGGTTGGGTGCGACAGGCATCGAGCGGTCTCCGCGCCAGGAACAAAAAAGACATCCGCCCGGACAAAGCAAGACTCGCGCCAAGTCGCCTTTCAACCGGTCAAGATACGTTGCTGCTCACCCCGGTAGAAGTGCTGCACCTCGGCGAACTCCTGATCGATGCGGGTGATCAGGTCTTCGATGCCATACAGCGGGCGTCGCCGTGCGCGCTCCTCCAGTTGCTGGCAAAGGCTGGCCAGGGCCACAGCCCCCATGTTGCTGCTGCTGCCTTTGAAGCTGTGCGCGGCCGAACCGAGCTCCTCGGCACTTTTGGCCGCGTGCAACTGGCCCAGGCGCCGTTCGGAATCTTCGAGAAATGTCTGCACCAGTTGCAGGTAGCCATCTTCCATGACTTCACGCAGGTCGCTGAGTACCTTTTGGTCAATATGCATGTCAGTCACTTGCTCACTCCCTTGATCAAGCCAGATTATGCCCGAGCCAGCCCATGGCTCACCAGACGAACTCCACCTGTGCGCAACGCCCGCCCTCGCTCCAGCGCGCGCTGCTGGCCAGCCGCCGGACCAGGTTCAGGCCACGTCCGCTCAGCCCCTGGTCCATTGCTGGCCGCGCCAGCACCTGCTGCACATCGAACCCGGTACCACTG harbors:
- a CDS encoding Hpt domain-containing protein, with amino-acid sequence MTDMHIDQKVLSDLREVMEDGYLQLVQTFLEDSERRLGQLHAAKSAEELGSAAHSFKGSSSNMGAVALASLCQQLEERARRRPLYGIEDLITRIDQEFAEVQHFYRGEQQRILTG